The following coding sequences are from one Salinicoccus sp. Bachu38 window:
- a CDS encoding alpha-ketoacid dehydrogenase subunit beta — translation MTTVKTNSMTPVQAINDGLRTMLHEREEMVVLGEDVGINGGVFRATDGLQESFGEDRVFDTPLSESGIIGTSIGMAMNGMLPVAEIQFFGFVYPAYEQVMTHATRMRYRSMGAFTVPMVIRAPYGAGVRAPEIHSDSMEALFTHMPGIKVVCPSNAYDAKGLLISAIEDPDPVLFLEPLKLYRAYKDEVPEGKYEVEIGKGELLREGEDVTLIAWGAMVPVIKKAAQLAEEKGIGCDVIDLRTLSPIDKDIISESVQKTNRCVIVHEAQTTGGLGNDIISIINDTSFLYLKSPIERVTGADVHVPFWALEEHFLPTPERTMHAIQKVMDF, via the coding sequence ATGACAACAGTGAAGACCAATAGCATGACCCCGGTCCAGGCGATCAATGACGGACTTCGCACCATGCTTCACGAACGTGAGGAGATGGTGGTGCTTGGTGAAGATGTAGGCATCAACGGAGGCGTCTTCCGTGCAACAGACGGCCTCCAGGAAAGTTTTGGGGAAGATCGTGTGTTCGATACGCCTTTGAGCGAATCGGGCATCATCGGCACCTCCATCGGCATGGCCATGAACGGCATGCTGCCTGTCGCCGAAATACAATTCTTCGGCTTCGTCTATCCTGCCTATGAACAGGTCATGACGCATGCCACACGAATGCGCTACAGGTCGATGGGCGCTTTTACCGTCCCGATGGTCATTCGTGCACCGTATGGGGCTGGAGTCAGAGCACCGGAGATACATTCCGATAGTATGGAGGCGCTATTCACCCATATGCCCGGCATAAAAGTAGTATGTCCCTCCAATGCCTATGATGCAAAAGGGCTTCTCATTTCAGCCATCGAGGATCCCGACCCTGTCCTTTTCCTCGAACCTCTGAAGCTCTACCGTGCATATAAAGACGAAGTGCCCGAGGGCAAATACGAAGTTGAAATCGGCAAGGGGGAACTGTTAAGGGAAGGAGAGGATGTCACACTGATCGCCTGGGGAGCGATGGTCCCCGTCATAAAAAAAGCGGCACAGCTGGCGGAGGAAAAAGGAATCGGATGCGATGTGATTGACCTGCGCACCCTCTCGCCCATCGATAAGGACATCATTTCAGAGTCCGTACAAAAGACCAACCGCTGTGTGATCGTGCATGAAGCCCAGACTACAGGCGGCCTCGGGAATGACATCATCTCCATCATAAACGACACTTCCTTCCTCTATCTGAAATCACCAATCGAAAGAGTGACTGGAGCGGATGTCCACGTGCCATTCTGGGCACTGGAGGAGCATTTTCTCCCGACACCGGAACGGACGATGCATGCCATACAGAAAGTAATGGATTTCTAA
- a CDS encoding dihydrolipoamide acetyltransferase family protein, with protein MVEVKLHDIGEGMTEGDIITYFVKEGEDVNEDQPIIEVQTEKMVTELTAPKRGKIKDILVEEGATISVGTTILTIDAENGSNEEDKASPKDISETPKSSEPVSGHDRKLEVKGPVRIKAAPYTRKIARELEVDIEQVQGTGKDGRITVEDVKDFKSPGEAADKGENVVTATKKAAESPMEDENWIPFKGRRKKIAKKMTQSIYTIPHVAHMEEVDMTELLAFRQELKPEVSISIAAFFIKTLAIALKDYPIFNSELDEENGRILLKDSVHMGIATDTPEGLIVPVIRNTEGKPLSDIHKEMKSLTAKAMENKLTGKEATGSTFTISNVGPLGSIGATPIINYPEVALMAFHKTKKMPVVDENDEIVIRSMMNITLTFDHRVADGGEAIAFTNRFKSLLENPKLLLLELV; from the coding sequence GTGGTAGAGGTTAAATTGCATGATATTGGAGAAGGGATGACCGAAGGGGATATCATCACCTACTTCGTCAAAGAAGGGGAAGACGTCAATGAAGACCAGCCCATCATCGAAGTCCAGACAGAGAAGATGGTGACTGAATTGACTGCTCCGAAAAGAGGGAAAATCAAGGATATTTTGGTGGAAGAAGGGGCCACCATATCCGTAGGCACCACCATACTGACCATAGATGCAGAGAATGGATCCAATGAAGAAGATAAGGCATCACCAAAAGATATTTCCGAGACACCCAAATCATCAGAGCCGGTATCAGGTCATGATCGGAAACTGGAAGTGAAGGGTCCTGTCAGAATCAAGGCCGCGCCTTACACCAGAAAGATTGCCAGGGAGCTTGAAGTGGATATCGAACAGGTTCAGGGCACCGGTAAAGATGGTCGCATTACAGTCGAAGATGTAAAAGACTTCAAGAGCCCGGGAGAAGCTGCAGATAAAGGGGAAAACGTGGTTACTGCCACCAAGAAAGCCGCCGAAAGCCCGATGGAAGATGAAAATTGGATTCCATTCAAGGGACGACGCAAAAAGATCGCCAAAAAGATGACCCAGTCCATCTACACGATACCGCACGTCGCCCATATGGAAGAGGTGGATATGACGGAACTCCTCGCCTTCAGGCAGGAACTGAAGCCTGAAGTTTCCATCTCCATAGCAGCATTCTTCATTAAAACATTGGCAATCGCACTCAAGGATTACCCGATCTTCAATTCTGAATTGGACGAAGAAAATGGTCGGATCCTTCTCAAGGATTCCGTTCACATGGGGATTGCCACAGACACTCCTGAGGGACTGATTGTTCCGGTAATCAGAAATACAGAAGGAAAGCCTCTCTCAGATATTCACAAAGAGATGAAATCACTCACTGCAAAGGCGATGGAAAACAAGCTTACAGGAAAGGAGGCCACAGGCAGCACATTCACCATCAGCAATGTCGGGCCGCTCGGCAGTATTGGGGCGACACCCATCATCAACTACCCGGAAGTCGCTCTGATGGCTTTCCACAAGACCAAAAAGATGCCGGTAGTGGATGAGAACGATGAGATTGTCATCCGTTCCATGATGAACATCACATTGACATTCGATCATCGCGTTGCCGATGGAGGGGAGGCAATCGCGTTCACTAACAGGTTTAAGTCACTTCTAGAAAATCCGAAATTGCTTTTATTGGAACTGGTTTGA
- the nhaC gene encoding Na+/H+ antiporter NhaC yields MFRIKPAQTPSLFEALAVVAAIVIIISTSIIYFETVPHIPLMLSLLLLILYGMAKKIPYQKLQEGFSEGAVSGMGAVFIFFMIGMLIASWIYSGTIPTLIYGGFELVTPNFYLAVVLIVTSIVGICVGSSLTTVGTVGLAFIGISGALDISLAMTAGAIVSGAFFGDKMSPLSDTTNMASSILKVDLFEHIKNMMWTTIPAFLIALILFAFMSPNISSANFGEMEIYQQGLMETGLISWYNAIIPLGVLLVFSLMRAPALISLTAGIISALVLSVMHTAPSIGSIFGILFGGFVSETGIEQIDQLLSRGGMESMFFTIGIVLLALGMGGLLFKLGIVPRLFAAIERMLKNVKSVILGSALNAIGINILIGEQYLSILLTTETFQRQYEKVGLENKNLSRVAEDAGTVINPLVPWSVCGVFIASVLGVPTLSYLPFAFFCLLCPILTIFFGMTGKTLTYTKAHVQEQEKAKPLVQGEFG; encoded by the coding sequence ATGTTCCGTATTAAACCTGCACAAACACCATCGTTATTCGAAGCACTTGCCGTCGTAGCCGCCATTGTGATCATAATCAGTACGAGCATCATCTATTTCGAAACAGTGCCCCATATACCACTGATGCTCTCACTACTTCTGCTGATCCTATATGGAATGGCAAAGAAGATACCCTACCAGAAGCTGCAGGAAGGCTTTTCGGAAGGGGCAGTCTCAGGGATGGGGGCTGTATTTATCTTCTTCATGATCGGCATGCTCATTGCTTCCTGGATCTATAGTGGCACCATACCGACATTGATCTATGGCGGATTCGAACTTGTTACACCGAACTTTTATCTTGCAGTCGTACTCATCGTCACTTCAATAGTCGGCATATGTGTCGGCAGTTCATTGACGACGGTGGGCACCGTGGGCCTCGCCTTCATTGGCATCTCAGGTGCCCTCGACATATCATTGGCCATGACAGCCGGCGCAATTGTATCAGGTGCATTTTTCGGGGATAAGATGTCTCCACTCTCAGACACAACTAACATGGCATCAAGCATACTTAAAGTAGACCTTTTCGAGCATATCAAAAACATGATGTGGACGACCATTCCGGCATTCCTGATCGCCCTGATCCTGTTTGCCTTCATGTCGCCGAATATCTCCTCGGCCAACTTCGGAGAAATGGAAATCTATCAACAGGGATTGATGGAAACCGGGCTTATCAGCTGGTATAACGCCATCATCCCACTTGGAGTACTGCTTGTCTTCTCACTGATGCGGGCACCTGCCCTCATCTCACTTACTGCAGGCATCATCAGCGCACTGGTCCTGTCGGTAATGCATACGGCGCCTTCCATAGGCAGTATATTCGGCATCCTGTTCGGCGGCTTCGTTTCGGAAACCGGTATAGAACAGATTGACCAGCTGCTGTCCAGAGGAGGCATGGAAAGCATGTTCTTCACCATCGGCATCGTGCTGCTCGCACTGGGCATGGGCGGACTCCTCTTCAAGCTCGGCATCGTTCCGAGACTATTTGCGGCCATAGAAAGGATGCTCAAAAACGTAAAGAGCGTAATACTCGGTTCCGCACTCAATGCCATTGGCATCAATATACTTATCGGCGAACAATACCTGTCCATACTTCTTACTACAGAGACTTTCCAGAGGCAGTACGAAAAGGTTGGCCTTGAAAACAAGAACCTTTCAAGAGTAGCAGAGGATGCAGGTACCGTCATCAATCCACTTGTACCATGGAGCGTCTGCGGTGTCTTCATCGCAAGCGTGCTTGGCGTCCCCACCCTGTCTTACCTGCCGTTTGCCTTCTTCTGTCTGCTCTGTCCGATCCTTACCATTTTCTTCGGCATGACAGGAAAAACTTTAACTTATACAAAGGCACACGTACAGGAACAGGAAAAAGCGAAACCGCTTGTCCAAGGCGAATTCGGTTAA
- a CDS encoding four-carbon acid sugar kinase family protein, giving the protein MMNKELLKDVPDCNPERDFENFNYKVVVLDDDPTGTQTVKDLNVYTAWDEALVRDGFLSDNSMFYVMTNSRAFTEEKTIAVHKEIVEVLDKVSKEIGQPYLVISRGDSTLRGHSYIEPKTIDEASEGGFDAVFHIPAFFEGGRYTYGGVHYLQEDGEFIPVNESEFANDSTFGFSAETMAVYVAEKSDGAVSVDEVKHIDLDMLRGCDDAQLLEFFDSLSNFDSVVVDAVHDNDLAFFTSVLMDYLNREDRKFIFRTAASFVKSICATPGEVLQADEIANEQDGHGGIIVVGSHVEKTTQQLKHLLDHSSIIPIEFEVDRVRDADELKGYIDTIRTHVEEQINGGRNVVVYTSRKLISTDDKFESLEISKRISESLVEIVSTLDVKPRFIIAKGGITSSDVATIGLKVKKARVLGQADKGIPVWKTMAEAKYPNMPYIVFPGNVGGVETLHSVYNKLDKGE; this is encoded by the coding sequence ATGATGAATAAAGAGCTTCTGAAAGATGTTCCAGATTGCAACCCGGAAAGGGATTTCGAAAACTTCAACTATAAAGTAGTCGTGCTCGATGACGATCCTACAGGTACTCAGACGGTAAAAGACCTGAATGTATATACTGCTTGGGACGAAGCGCTGGTCAGGGACGGCTTCCTGTCGGACAACAGCATGTTCTACGTCATGACCAACTCAAGGGCATTTACCGAGGAAAAGACGATTGCTGTACACAAGGAGATTGTCGAGGTCCTCGACAAGGTCTCAAAAGAAATCGGACAGCCCTATCTGGTCATCAGCAGGGGAGACTCCACATTGAGGGGACATTCATATATAGAACCGAAGACAATAGATGAAGCCAGTGAAGGTGGGTTTGATGCAGTCTTCCATATCCCTGCATTCTTCGAAGGGGGCCGTTATACATATGGTGGTGTGCATTATCTGCAGGAAGACGGAGAGTTCATCCCTGTAAATGAGAGTGAATTCGCAAACGATTCGACATTCGGATTCAGTGCCGAAACAATGGCAGTCTATGTCGCAGAAAAGAGTGACGGTGCGGTTTCTGTAGATGAAGTGAAACATATAGACCTTGATATGCTCAGAGGTTGTGACGATGCCCAGCTTCTGGAGTTCTTTGACTCACTGTCGAACTTCGATTCGGTTGTAGTGGATGCAGTTCATGACAATGATCTTGCGTTCTTCACCTCTGTCCTTATGGACTACTTGAATAGGGAAGACAGGAAATTCATTTTTCGTACGGCGGCTTCTTTTGTGAAGTCCATCTGTGCGACGCCGGGAGAGGTGCTCCAAGCAGACGAAATTGCAAATGAACAGGATGGACACGGCGGCATCATCGTTGTCGGGTCACATGTGGAAAAGACGACCCAGCAGCTCAAGCATCTGCTGGATCATTCAAGCATCATACCCATTGAGTTTGAGGTGGATAGGGTCAGGGATGCTGATGAACTGAAGGGTTATATAGATACCATCAGGACGCATGTCGAGGAGCAGATTAATGGCGGCAGGAACGTAGTGGTATATACCTCCCGTAAATTGATCAGCACCGACGACAAGTTTGAAAGTCTTGAAATATCCAAGCGGATTTCGGAAAGTCTCGTCGAAATCGTCTCGACGCTTGATGTGAAGCCAAGGTTCATTATCGCGAAAGGTGGCATTACATCAAGCGATGTGGCGACGATCGGGCTTAAAGTAAAAAAGGCGCGTGTGCTCGGTCAGGCGGATAAAGGGATTCCTGTTTGGAAGACGATGGCCGAAGCGAAGTATCCAAATATGCCCTACATCGTATTCCCGGGGAATGTCGGTGGCGTAGAAACATTGCATAGCGTATACAACAAATTGGACAAGGGGGAATAG
- a CDS encoding NAD(P)-binding domain-containing protein: MNIGFIGLGIMGAPMVKNLLGHKHTVFVNDVNKEAEARVVEYGATAVSSLQKMAQRADAIITMLPNGAIVKEVLFKSENALYPHLKEGQLVIDMSSLAPTDSIEISGILGSKNVIFADAPVSGGEPLAITGELSVMMGCSADHFDNLKAVVEPMSKSVIRVGDVGAGSTVKLANQIIVNTNIAALAEAVVLAKNYDINLEAMFDAIRNGLAGSNVMEAKFPKMIDEDYKAGGTININYKDLHNVTSTSDQEQITLPLTNMVKEMYKSEIINGNGLNDHSGIIKYIERINGR, from the coding sequence GTGAATATTGGTTTTATCGGCCTGGGGATCATGGGAGCGCCAATGGTCAAGAACCTGTTGGGTCATAAGCATACAGTGTTTGTAAATGATGTAAACAAGGAGGCGGAAGCACGGGTGGTGGAGTATGGGGCCACAGCTGTGAGTTCTCTGCAGAAGATGGCACAGCGTGCGGATGCCATCATCACGATGCTGCCCAATGGCGCAATCGTAAAAGAGGTGCTGTTCAAATCTGAGAATGCTCTGTATCCGCATCTTAAAGAAGGACAGTTGGTCATCGATATGAGTTCGCTGGCTCCGACGGATTCCATTGAAATCAGCGGAATTCTTGGATCGAAGAATGTTATTTTTGCAGATGCGCCTGTCAGTGGGGGAGAGCCCCTGGCGATAACCGGTGAACTGTCGGTGATGATGGGATGCAGCGCGGATCACTTTGACAATTTGAAAGCAGTCGTCGAGCCGATGTCCAAATCAGTCATCAGGGTTGGTGATGTGGGAGCAGGAAGTACCGTGAAACTTGCCAACCAGATTATTGTCAACACGAATATTGCAGCGCTGGCAGAAGCTGTCGTACTGGCCAAAAACTATGATATAAATCTCGAAGCCATGTTTGATGCGATCAGGAACGGGCTGGCCGGTTCCAATGTCATGGAAGCGAAGTTCCCTAAAATGATTGATGAGGATTATAAAGCAGGCGGCACAATCAACATCAATTACAAAGATCTCCATAATGTCACTTCAACAAGCGACCAGGAACAGATCACCCTGCCGTTGACGAATATGGTCAAGGAAATGTATAAATCCGAAATCATAAATGGAAATGGGCTCAACGACCATTCAGGAATCATCAAATATATCGAAAGAATAAATGGGAGATAG
- a CDS encoding GntR family transcriptional regulator encodes MSLYEKIREDILNWRFDEEEKLTEVKLAKLYGVSRTPIREVLKQLEFEYLVKNGHIYKPSPEDYRNLFEMRTLIETHAVEKAVLFFGQDDLEGLRQSIKKAHEGPEEETLKANKFFHEKLVSAVRNPFLMETYDRLNSVIYFFSRTVVEKQRPSLLEEHGKIVGAIEERDVEKVKTLIRRHLEKDLEFTLYHM; translated from the coding sequence ATGTCTTTATATGAAAAAATCCGGGAAGATATCCTTAACTGGCGATTCGATGAAGAGGAAAAGTTGACCGAAGTCAAACTGGCTAAACTCTATGGTGTCAGCAGAACACCAATCAGAGAGGTGCTCAAGCAACTTGAGTTCGAGTACTTGGTCAAGAATGGCCACATATATAAGCCCTCTCCAGAAGACTATAGGAACCTCTTCGAAATGCGCACCCTGATTGAAACACATGCTGTGGAAAAGGCTGTGCTCTTTTTCGGTCAAGATGATTTAGAAGGCCTCAGACAGTCTATAAAGAAGGCACATGAGGGGCCCGAAGAAGAAACACTGAAAGCCAATAAATTTTTCCATGAGAAACTTGTCAGCGCCGTACGGAATCCATTCCTCATGGAAACATACGACCGGCTCAATTCGGTAATATACTTCTTCAGCCGGACAGTGGTTGAAAAGCAGAGACCCAGCCTATTAGAAGAACACGGGAAGATTGTAGGGGCAATCGAAGAGAGGGATGTGGAAAAGGTAAAGACGCTCATCCGAAGACATCTGGAAAAGGATCTTGAATTCACCCTATATCATATGTAA